From Actinopolymorpha cephalotaxi, one genomic window encodes:
- a CDS encoding GntR family transcriptional regulator, with translation MVRIHLLELIRDNLEPHQKLPTERRLSDELGVSRLTVRRAVEQLVDEGEVYRIQGSGTYVAEPAIRKRELLTSFSDDMRSRGLTPGAKLLKAEETVAGARESWLLGVSPGEPLVHLLRLRSAGSVPMCLEEVWLLARLVPGLLATPLEDSLYETLLARYSITLDRTQQQVRATVVDNAQAALLEVPALTPALLVERVTYDVRGRAVELACSLYRGDRYTLEQTLRRSQ, from the coding sequence GTGGTGCGCATACACCTGCTCGAACTGATCCGGGACAACCTCGAGCCGCACCAGAAGTTGCCGACGGAGCGGAGGTTGTCCGACGAGCTGGGAGTGAGCCGGCTGACCGTCCGCAGGGCGGTCGAGCAACTGGTGGACGAAGGTGAGGTCTACCGGATTCAGGGATCCGGCACCTATGTCGCCGAGCCGGCGATCCGCAAGCGGGAGTTGCTGACTTCGTTCAGCGACGACATGCGTTCCCGCGGGCTCACTCCTGGCGCGAAGCTGCTGAAGGCCGAGGAGACGGTGGCCGGTGCGCGGGAGAGCTGGCTGCTCGGCGTGAGTCCGGGTGAGCCGCTGGTGCATCTGCTGCGACTCCGGTCGGCCGGCTCGGTGCCGATGTGCCTGGAGGAGGTGTGGTTGCTGGCGAGGCTGGTGCCCGGCCTGCTGGCAACCCCGCTGGAGGATTCGCTGTACGAGACGCTACTCGCGCGGTATTCGATCACGCTCGACCGCACCCAGCAGCAGGTGCGGGCGACCGTCGTCGACAACGCGCAGGCGGCGCTGCTCGAGGTCCCCGCGCTGACCCCTGCGCTGTTGGTGGAGCGGGTGACCTATGACGTACGGGGGCGTGCGGTCGAGCTGGCCTGCTCGCTGTATCGCGGCGACCGGTACACCCTGGAACAGACCCTGCGCCGCAGCCAGTGA
- a CDS encoding AAA domain-containing protein, with protein MTADQSTHSGGETPELVRGRAVSLAEYLLAVRAQIEKPTRAVPSAHAFWQADLPTHPLVQLGRGSEDADWLRVGMPALPEPPKVPRDLRPFVADQHADVEPELDRDALTEDHDLEVIRSRFGWWRDNEWRRWADEATTIERVRELHRTLFDLQHLLDMQTATEELVWGHGILELRVGEHRVRYPLVASPVTIEYDPEQPAVSVVPSGPARLQVDPLSGMPEQHLRHLLDLAQPGGLVEVDVWDELERRELFERAMSRMGLDPVIREAGAPDPGVPHIHDTGVLFVRPRQRLLRRFLEAFRDRLLDGSTETIGSLASVLAHEPSRLQMPADRPEAWRAVGERLLMPLPTNEAQESIARRLAMHRSVAVQGPPGTGKTHTIRNLICHLMANGKRVLVVAQKEDPLRVLRDGLPEEVQALCLAVLGRSSDQLTQLQLAARELSDRASTLDQHAAQLERDRLVKSLEQAERDLGQALNGLRTIAEGESATFEIDGVELGAREVGTWLAGDAAAYGDIPDAVSPDTPAPLTGEEFTTLLDSAGSLAKEDRRQALRELPVAADLPSADAARRDRVRLAEAVEVVRRLSEQRVDIGAVRAAGQPSVEELRADVEEAARLLAAREGSWTERLSNLVSEAHWEQSWQDHQAACQTLLDDLMGIRRVIGVHEVAIAERQHAEIWQLPDRLRELRGRLADGRPPKKLFHSAQYKLAEDCRVDGRPLRTPEEVDVVLAHLDRDRLRQELRSRWTEWMQRLDGPVPDPSTEPEMWAGTLATQASEATNWNSQAWPALRSRIVQLSRSVPTTVDSAALGAIAAFLGDCREVFVNDRLSAEERGVASYLQRGAATDNASDLWRVLDLAWNDQDLPRWDAAVDEVRRLAALRPDVQRYEQLRSRLAAVAPSWAAEIDSGTAAALRGSGADCLRRWGWRQTQTWFDAAVGSVDPDSLGRRVEQARERIRRLTQDVVVASAWLEVSRALDDRRRAALADWATSLRKIGKGTGKNAAMWQAHAQSAMSQAVDAVPVWVMTVDRAIEQFANGAKFDVVIVDEASQADMFALPVLSLGSRAVVVGDDQQIGPQLPFVGGVMGLINAHLRDVPSAEHFDNESSLYDHAVRRSPQRILLTEHFRCVPAIIDFSSRTYYDGAIEPLRSDVPAGIGDPVNAVHVPEGIRQTVAKFGEVNVPEAEALVERLAAIVADPAYRGQTIGVISLLSTSGQALYLLDRIREAIGAEEMARRDLRVGDSYTFQGDERDVVLISTVVSVHNGAVAAFTRRDFHRRVNVAASRAKNQLWVFHSIEPSDLRSDDARALLLDYCRNVDVAEAAYEDLEARCESDFERAVLRPMLLRGYRPQPQFRIGRNRIDFVLPAPGGRRLAIECDGDPYHGPDQWEADIRRQAVLERVGNCVFVRIRGSVFARDPNAALEPLWQRIEELRIKPTVSEDEPSAGAGVLRGASIIPAVADAPTDDPTYGDVSEPEPTGSEIAESESESESESEWESESESAGGRHRGEPEPEPAAELAEESSVQQVAPDSAEPSPEVLSPAVEDQPSTGSQPAAPFHDVPAGFRNVAWLRPEEAESALHAYSGRGDVPIWKNHKVTGWARYHAPDAELARKYRANVLVERLGAAGPRIVCWVREYEAKAVVEAVHLRRDVPFDGAVGCRPGLVQYFPPDSDSATRFRSVTRLLRARAGGWDRLEDGGPGDPDDTARPAESGRTSPPLQPGYAISLYTRGELQALIRWVLADGQHRSYEELVATAADVLNSPSRREQVEGSLHSAVRAVDRGNQKPLEEKDNGSQSVAATTSEVRTWARRNGLAVSDRGRLSEHVIAAYNRKHPDRPFAG; from the coding sequence ATGACGGCGGACCAGTCGACGCACAGCGGTGGTGAAACGCCGGAGCTCGTGCGCGGTCGAGCGGTCTCGTTGGCGGAGTACCTCCTGGCAGTACGCGCGCAGATCGAGAAGCCCACCCGGGCGGTCCCGTCGGCGCACGCGTTCTGGCAGGCCGACCTTCCCACGCATCCTCTGGTCCAGCTCGGCCGTGGATCGGAGGATGCGGACTGGTTGCGGGTCGGGATGCCCGCACTCCCGGAGCCTCCGAAGGTTCCCCGTGATCTGCGGCCGTTCGTCGCGGATCAGCACGCGGACGTCGAGCCGGAACTCGACCGCGACGCCCTCACCGAGGACCACGACCTCGAGGTCATCAGATCCCGGTTCGGGTGGTGGCGGGACAACGAGTGGCGGCGTTGGGCCGACGAGGCGACCACGATCGAGCGTGTACGCGAGCTCCATCGCACCCTCTTCGACCTGCAGCACCTGCTGGACATGCAGACCGCGACCGAGGAGCTCGTCTGGGGCCACGGGATCCTGGAGCTGCGGGTCGGGGAACACCGCGTCCGTTATCCGCTGGTGGCGAGCCCGGTCACGATCGAGTACGACCCGGAGCAGCCCGCCGTCAGCGTCGTACCGTCCGGCCCGGCCCGGTTGCAGGTGGATCCGCTGAGCGGAATGCCGGAGCAGCATCTTCGCCATCTCCTCGACCTGGCGCAGCCTGGTGGGCTGGTCGAGGTCGACGTATGGGACGAGCTGGAACGCCGTGAGCTGTTCGAGCGCGCGATGAGCCGGATGGGCCTGGATCCTGTCATCCGTGAGGCGGGGGCACCCGACCCTGGCGTACCCCACATCCACGACACGGGTGTGTTGTTCGTACGTCCCCGTCAGCGGTTGCTGCGTCGCTTCCTCGAGGCGTTCAGGGACCGGCTGCTGGACGGGAGCACCGAGACGATCGGCTCGCTCGCGTCCGTCCTGGCACACGAGCCCAGCCGACTGCAGATGCCCGCGGACCGGCCGGAGGCATGGCGAGCGGTCGGTGAGCGGCTGCTGATGCCACTTCCGACGAACGAGGCGCAGGAGTCGATCGCGCGCCGACTCGCGATGCACCGGAGCGTCGCGGTGCAGGGCCCGCCGGGGACCGGCAAGACGCACACCATCCGTAACCTGATCTGCCATCTGATGGCGAACGGCAAGCGCGTGCTGGTGGTGGCGCAGAAGGAGGACCCGCTGCGGGTCCTTCGGGACGGGCTGCCGGAGGAGGTCCAGGCGCTGTGCCTGGCGGTCCTCGGCCGGTCCAGTGACCAGCTCACCCAGCTTCAGCTCGCCGCGCGGGAGCTGTCCGACCGTGCGTCCACGCTCGACCAGCATGCCGCCCAGCTCGAGCGGGACCGGCTGGTGAAGAGCCTGGAGCAGGCCGAACGCGACCTCGGCCAGGCGCTGAACGGCCTGCGGACGATCGCCGAGGGCGAGTCCGCGACCTTCGAGATAGACGGGGTGGAGCTGGGGGCGAGGGAGGTCGGAACCTGGCTGGCCGGAGACGCCGCGGCGTACGGAGACATCCCCGACGCGGTGTCGCCGGATACGCCCGCCCCGCTCACCGGCGAGGAGTTCACCACCCTGCTGGACTCGGCCGGGTCGCTGGCGAAGGAGGACCGTCGTCAGGCGCTCCGCGAGCTCCCCGTCGCGGCAGACCTGCCCTCGGCGGACGCGGCGAGACGCGACCGTGTCCGGCTGGCGGAGGCGGTCGAGGTGGTCCGCCGGCTGTCCGAGCAGCGAGTCGACATCGGTGCCGTCCGAGCTGCCGGCCAACCGTCGGTGGAAGAGTTGCGCGCCGACGTGGAGGAGGCCGCCCGGCTCCTCGCCGCCCGGGAAGGCAGCTGGACCGAGCGGCTTTCCAACCTCGTCTCCGAAGCGCACTGGGAACAGTCGTGGCAGGACCACCAGGCGGCGTGCCAGACGCTCCTCGACGACCTGATGGGGATCCGGCGGGTCATCGGTGTGCACGAGGTGGCCATCGCTGAGCGGCAGCACGCCGAGATCTGGCAGCTTCCGGACCGGCTGCGCGAGCTCCGCGGGCGCCTGGCGGACGGCAGGCCACCGAAGAAGCTGTTCCACTCCGCGCAGTACAAACTGGCCGAGGACTGCCGCGTCGACGGCCGGCCACTCCGAACGCCGGAGGAGGTCGATGTTGTACTGGCCCACCTCGATCGGGATCGGTTGCGGCAGGAGCTTCGTAGCCGGTGGACCGAGTGGATGCAGCGCCTGGACGGGCCCGTGCCGGACCCGTCGACGGAGCCGGAGATGTGGGCAGGAACGCTTGCCACGCAGGCGAGCGAGGCGACGAACTGGAACAGCCAGGCCTGGCCGGCGCTCCGGTCGAGGATCGTCCAGCTGAGTCGGTCGGTACCGACGACCGTGGACTCCGCCGCACTCGGGGCCATCGCGGCCTTCCTCGGGGACTGCCGGGAGGTCTTCGTCAACGACCGGTTGTCAGCCGAGGAACGCGGGGTGGCGAGCTACCTGCAGCGCGGAGCTGCCACGGACAACGCGAGCGACCTGTGGCGCGTACTCGATCTGGCCTGGAACGACCAGGACCTGCCGCGTTGGGACGCCGCGGTCGATGAGGTGCGCCGGCTCGCAGCGCTGCGGCCCGACGTGCAGCGCTACGAGCAGTTGCGTTCCCGGCTCGCGGCGGTCGCGCCGAGCTGGGCAGCCGAGATCGACTCCGGTACGGCCGCGGCACTGCGGGGATCCGGCGCGGACTGTCTGCGGCGATGGGGATGGCGGCAGACGCAGACCTGGTTCGACGCAGCCGTGGGAAGCGTCGATCCGGACAGCCTCGGCCGGCGGGTCGAGCAGGCCCGTGAACGCATTCGCCGGCTGACGCAGGACGTGGTCGTCGCGTCCGCGTGGCTGGAGGTGTCCCGGGCTCTGGACGACCGCCGCCGGGCGGCACTCGCCGACTGGGCGACCTCGCTGCGCAAGATCGGTAAGGGCACGGGCAAGAACGCCGCGATGTGGCAGGCACACGCGCAGTCGGCCATGTCCCAGGCGGTGGACGCGGTTCCCGTGTGGGTGATGACGGTCGACCGGGCCATCGAGCAGTTCGCGAACGGCGCGAAGTTCGACGTCGTCATCGTCGACGAGGCGTCGCAGGCCGACATGTTCGCGTTGCCGGTGCTCAGTCTCGGGTCGCGGGCCGTCGTCGTGGGTGACGACCAGCAGATCGGTCCCCAGCTGCCGTTCGTCGGCGGTGTGATGGGGCTGATCAACGCACACCTGCGGGACGTGCCGTCGGCAGAGCACTTCGACAACGAGTCGAGCCTCTACGACCACGCCGTACGCCGGTCACCGCAGCGGATTTTGCTGACCGAGCACTTCCGTTGCGTGCCGGCGATCATCGACTTCTCCAGCCGTACGTACTACGACGGCGCGATCGAGCCGCTGCGCAGTGACGTCCCCGCCGGCATCGGCGATCCGGTCAACGCGGTCCACGTACCGGAAGGGATCCGGCAGACGGTCGCGAAGTTCGGCGAGGTGAACGTTCCTGAGGCTGAGGCCCTGGTCGAACGACTCGCCGCGATCGTGGCGGACCCGGCGTACCGCGGCCAGACGATCGGTGTGATCAGTCTGCTGAGCACCAGCGGGCAGGCGCTCTACCTCCTGGACCGGATCCGGGAAGCCATCGGCGCCGAGGAGATGGCGCGACGTGACCTGCGGGTCGGTGACTCCTACACCTTCCAGGGAGACGAACGAGACGTCGTCCTGATCTCGACGGTGGTGTCGGTGCACAACGGCGCGGTGGCAGCGTTCACCAGGCGGGACTTCCACCGCAGGGTCAACGTCGCCGCCTCGCGGGCGAAGAACCAGCTGTGGGTGTTCCACTCCATCGAACCGTCCGACCTGCGAAGCGACGATGCCCGCGCGCTTCTGCTCGACTACTGCCGCAACGTCGACGTCGCCGAGGCCGCCTACGAGGATCTCGAGGCGCGATGCGAGAGCGACTTCGAGCGGGCGGTGCTCCGCCCCATGTTGTTGCGCGGCTACCGGCCACAACCGCAGTTCCGCATCGGGCGCAACCGGATCGACTTCGTTCTCCCGGCGCCGGGTGGCAGACGGCTGGCCATCGAGTGCGACGGCGACCCCTACCACGGGCCCGACCAGTGGGAAGCCGACATCAGGCGGCAGGCGGTCCTGGAACGCGTCGGCAACTGCGTCTTCGTCCGGATCAGAGGGAGCGTCTTCGCCCGCGATCCGAACGCGGCCCTGGAGCCTCTCTGGCAGCGGATCGAGGAACTGAGGATCAAGCCCACCGTGTCGGAGGACGAGCCCTCTGCCGGTGCGGGTGTCCTGCGCGGGGCGAGCATCATCCCGGCGGTTGCCGACGCGCCGACGGACGATCCGACCTACGGCGATGTGAGCGAGCCGGAGCCGACCGGCTCGGAGATCGCGGAGTCGGAGTCGGAGTCGGAGTCGGAGTCGGAGTGGGAGTCGGAGTCGGAGTCGGCCGGAGGTCGCCACCGCGGTGAGCCGGAGCCGGAGCCGGCGGCCGAATTGGCAGAAGAGTCGTCCGTTCAGCAGGTTGCGCCGGACTCGGCCGAGCCATCGCCTGAGGTCCTTTCCCCCGCTGTCGAGGATCAGCCGTCGACCGGGAGTCAACCTGCAGCGCCGTTCCACGACGTCCCTGCGGGGTTCAGGAATGTCGCCTGGTTGCGGCCGGAAGAAGCCGAGTCCGCCCTCCACGCGTACAGCGGTCGCGGTGACGTGCCGATCTGGAAGAACCACAAGGTGACCGGGTGGGCCAGGTACCACGCGCCTGATGCAGAGCTTGCGCGGAAGTACCGCGCCAATGTCCTTGTCGAGAGGTTGGGTGCAGCGGGGCCGCGCATCGTCTGCTGGGTTCGGGAGTACGAAGCCAAGGCGGTGGTCGAGGCGGTACACCTCAGGCGTGACGTTCCGTTCGATGGTGCTGTTGGCTGCCGCCCCGGTCTGGTGCAGTACTTCCCGCCCGACTCGGACTCGGCCACTCGCTTCCGCAGCGTAACCCGACTCCTGCGTGCCCGTGCTGGGGGATGGGACAGGCTCGAGGACGGCGGTCCGGGCGATCCCGATGACACGGCGCGACCTGCGGAGTCCGGTCGCACCAGCCCGCCGCTTCAACCCGGTTACGCCATCTCGCTGTACACGCGCGGTGAACTCCAGGCACTCATCCGGTGGGTGCTCGCAGATGGGCAGCATCGCTCGTACGAGGAACTCGTCGCCACCGCTGCAGATGTTCTGAACAGTCCAAGCCGACGCGAACAGGTCGAGGGCAGCCTGCATTCGGCGGTTCGCGCGGTCGACAGGGGCAACCAGAAACCCCTTGAGGAGAAAGACAACGGCAGTCAGTCTGTGGCTGCAACGACAAGCGAGGTGCGCACCTGGGCACGCCGCAACGGACTGGCCGTCAGCGACCGCGGCCGCCTGTCCGAACACGTCATCGCGGCCTACAACCGAAAGCATCCGGACCGGCCGTTCGCCGGCTGA
- a CDS encoding phytanoyl-CoA dioxygenase family protein yields the protein MTTTPQKATDEQPSVGDAAERPRLTPAQRLHLDVYGFVLLENVLTQHEIARIKDALYRLKAEPDLAARGVYVNSRSAHFLSIGHLVEYDQALLDYAAHPALVPLVEELVGGRVRLEESEAIINRRDPEAPDEPGPASGSRNRVQPLGFHTGARHGWGTYSADHHFHCLFVKTLAYLTDVGPDDGGTAVIPGSHRLGWPEQDIIDAAREDDRLIHQVEASAGSVLLFAESLVHSSTAVRGDRERAVMICGYTPPMMRVWPGNEPSPEFVASLPEHQRPLLGGGDSWPWGR from the coding sequence ATGACGACAACGCCGCAGAAGGCAACCGACGAGCAGCCCTCGGTCGGCGACGCGGCGGAGCGGCCTCGGCTGACTCCCGCGCAGCGGCTGCACCTCGACGTGTACGGCTTCGTACTGCTGGAGAACGTCCTTACCCAGCACGAGATCGCGCGCATCAAGGACGCCCTCTATCGGCTGAAGGCGGAGCCGGACCTGGCCGCCCGCGGCGTCTATGTGAACAGCCGCAGTGCGCACTTCCTCAGCATCGGTCACCTGGTCGAGTACGACCAGGCACTGCTGGACTACGCCGCGCACCCGGCGCTGGTGCCGCTCGTCGAGGAGCTTGTCGGCGGACGAGTGCGCCTGGAGGAGTCCGAGGCGATCATCAACCGCCGCGACCCCGAAGCGCCGGATGAGCCCGGGCCGGCCTCGGGCTCGAGGAACCGCGTGCAGCCGCTGGGATTTCACACCGGCGCCCGGCACGGGTGGGGGACGTACTCCGCCGACCACCACTTCCACTGCCTGTTCGTGAAGACCCTGGCGTACCTCACCGACGTCGGTCCCGACGACGGGGGTACGGCGGTGATTCCGGGCAGCCACCGACTCGGCTGGCCGGAGCAGGACATCATCGACGCGGCTCGCGAGGACGACCGGCTCATCCACCAGGTCGAGGCGAGCGCGGGGTCGGTGCTGCTCTTCGCCGAGTCGCTCGTCCACAGCAGCACCGCCGTTCGCGGCGACCGTGAGCGAGCGGTGATGATCTGTGGGTACACGCCGCCGATGATGCGGGTCTGGCCCGGCAACGAGCCCAGCCCCGAGTTCGTCGCCTCGCTCCCCGAACACCAGCGCCCCTTGCTGGGCGGCGGCGACAGCTGGCCATGGGGCCGGTGA
- a CDS encoding glycoside hydrolase family 3 protein has translation MTETYRDPARTVDDRVQDLLARMTLPEKAGLMFQPMVAMGPGGRLAVAGDPPGLPGTQQLVADQSLNHFNLLGSVDDPRQVAEWHNRLQDAARQTRLGIPVSLSTDPRHHFTENVGTAFRATAFSQWPETLGFAALRSAELVEEFADIARQEYTAVGFRVALHPQVDLATEPRWSRVSGTFGEDADLSGELVAAYVRGFQGGATIGPGSVSTMTKHFPGGGPQLDGEDPHFAYGREQVYPGGNFDYHVKPFLAALAAGTSQVMPYYGMPVGTEYEEVGFAFNKGVVTGILRERLGFDGIVCTDWGLVTDAEIMGQPMPARAWGCEHLSELERVVKIVDAGCDQFGGESRPELVVEAVEKGLVSVDRIDVSVRRLLREKFRLGLFDDPFVDVDAVAGVVGRPAFVARGEDVQRRSVTVLTNQEQILPLRKGIRLYVEGIDAEVVAPFATVVDTPAEADVALLRLGTPFEPRPGGFEAMFHAGSLEFDEAEKARQAAVYASVPTVVDLHLERAAVIPEIADQAAAVVATYGTNARALLDVLFGDVRPEGRLPFDLPSSTRAVEDSRSDVPFDTAEPLFRFGHGLTL, from the coding sequence GTGACCGAGACCTACCGTGACCCTGCCCGCACCGTCGATGACCGGGTGCAGGATCTGCTGGCCCGGATGACGTTGCCGGAGAAGGCCGGGCTGATGTTCCAGCCCATGGTGGCGATGGGGCCCGGCGGCCGGCTGGCGGTGGCCGGCGACCCGCCGGGGCTGCCCGGTACGCAGCAGCTCGTAGCCGACCAGTCCCTCAACCACTTCAACCTGCTGGGTTCGGTGGACGACCCGCGGCAGGTGGCTGAGTGGCACAACCGACTCCAGGATGCTGCCCGGCAAACCCGGCTCGGCATCCCGGTCTCGCTCTCCACCGATCCTCGCCACCACTTCACCGAGAATGTCGGTACGGCCTTCAGGGCAACGGCGTTCAGCCAGTGGCCCGAGACGCTCGGCTTCGCCGCACTTCGTTCAGCCGAGCTGGTGGAGGAGTTCGCCGACATCGCCCGCCAGGAGTACACCGCGGTCGGCTTCCGGGTCGCGCTGCACCCACAGGTCGACCTGGCCACCGAGCCCCGGTGGTCGCGGGTTTCCGGCACGTTCGGTGAGGACGCCGACCTGTCGGGTGAACTCGTCGCGGCGTACGTCAGGGGTTTCCAGGGCGGCGCGACGATCGGCCCCGGCAGCGTCTCGACGATGACCAAGCACTTCCCGGGCGGCGGGCCGCAGCTGGACGGGGAGGATCCGCACTTCGCCTACGGACGCGAGCAGGTCTACCCGGGCGGCAACTTCGACTACCACGTCAAGCCGTTCTTGGCAGCGCTGGCAGCCGGCACCTCCCAGGTGATGCCGTACTACGGCATGCCGGTCGGCACGGAGTACGAGGAGGTCGGATTCGCGTTCAACAAGGGCGTCGTCACCGGCATCCTGCGCGAGCGGCTCGGCTTCGACGGCATCGTGTGCACCGACTGGGGACTGGTCACCGATGCCGAGATCATGGGGCAGCCGATGCCCGCCCGCGCCTGGGGATGTGAGCACCTGAGCGAGCTCGAACGGGTCGTGAAGATCGTCGACGCGGGCTGCGACCAGTTCGGCGGCGAGAGCCGGCCGGAGCTCGTGGTCGAGGCGGTCGAGAAGGGGCTGGTGAGCGTCGACCGGATCGACGTGTCCGTACGCCGGTTGCTGCGGGAGAAGTTCCGGCTCGGCCTGTTCGACGACCCGTTCGTGGACGTCGACGCGGTGGCGGGCGTCGTCGGCAGGCCGGCCTTCGTCGCGCGCGGTGAGGACGTGCAGCGGCGTTCGGTCACCGTGCTGACCAACCAGGAGCAGATTCTCCCGCTGCGCAAGGGAATCCGGCTGTACGTCGAGGGGATCGACGCCGAGGTCGTGGCGCCGTTCGCGACGGTGGTCGACACGCCGGCTGAGGCGGACGTGGCGTTGCTCCGGTTGGGTACGCCGTTCGAGCCACGTCCGGGTGGGTTCGAGGCGATGTTCCACGCGGGGTCGCTGGAGTTCGACGAGGCCGAGAAGGCCCGCCAAGCGGCCGTCTACGCCTCAGTGCCGACCGTGGTGGACCTCCACCTCGAACGCGCCGCGGTGATCCCGGAGATCGCCGACCAGGCCGCGGCCGTCGTCGCCACCTACGGCACGAACGCGCGGGCGCTGCTCGACGTGCTCTTCGGCGACGTCAGGCCGGAGGGCCGGCTGCCGTTCGACCTGCCCTCGTCGACGCGGGCGGTGGAGGACAGCCGCAGCGACGTACCGTTCGACACCGCTGAGCCACTGTTCAGGTTCGGCCACGGACTGACCCTCTGA